AACACGCCGAGGAGGGTGGGACCGCCCTCGCACAGCACGGTCCGCGCCCCCCGCGCCCACAGCTCGGCGAGGGCGCCGGCCGCGGTGACCAGGTCGTCCCCGGCCACGGCGACGTCGGCGACCTCCTCGGCTCGGGCCACGGCGGCCGGGTCGGCGGCGGCCGTGGTGAGGAGGAGCGGGCGCTGCTCGGCCTCGGTGAACAGCGGCGTCGTCACGTCGAGGTCGAGCCCGGCCGACACGATCGCCATCCGGGGGACGGGGTGCTGGCCCCGGGCGGCGCGACGGCGCCGCCGCTCGTCGGTCGACCGCGGCGGCCCGTAGCGCTCGGCCCGCACGGTGCCGGCGCCGACGACGATCACGTCGGGCACCGTCCGGACGGCGGCGAACACGGCCCGGTCGGCGGTGCCGCCGAGCGGGCCGGACACGCCCGTGACGGCGGTCGCCCCGTCGATGCTCGACACCATGTTGGCGAGCACCCACGGCCGGTCGGGCACCGGCCACCGGGTGGCCGCCTCGCCGTAGGCGGCGTCGAGGTCGACGGGGGAGGGGTCGCCGGCCGGGAACAGGCGTCGCACCGGCGGACGGTAGCCCGGCCGGCGCCCGCCGCAGCCCGAGGGCTAGAGGCGGCGCCGCCCGGCGCCCCGCATGACGAGGACCACGATCGCGACGACGACGAGGATGATCAA
This genomic stretch from Acidimicrobiales bacterium harbors:
- a CDS encoding pyrimidine reductase family protein; translation: MRRLFPAGDPSPVDLDAAYGEAATRWPVPDRPWVLANMVSSIDGATAVTGVSGPLGGTADRAVFAAVRTVPDVIVVGAGTVRAERYGPPRSTDERRRRRAARGQHPVPRMAIVSAGLDLDVTTPLFTEAEQRPLLLTTAAADPAAVARAEEVADVAVAGDDLVTAAGALAELWARGARTVLCEGGPTLLGVFVAAGLLDELCLTYAPLLVAGASARIAAGPSPAAPIGMLLAHVLEEDGTLFLRYVRPA